CTACAAACTCATTGTGTCGGAGCAGTTCGGTCTGCAGTGCCTGGCCGGCATTCTCTGCCAAAGTGATGGCTGAGAGGCAGTGTGGATCTCCAGTGATGTTGAGAACCTTTGCCCCCGAGCACAGCAGAGACAGTGTCTCCTCCACATCTGCCCCATGCACCACCTCACCCAGCCTCTACACCCACAGCAGAACAGCAACACACACGTTCAACACACTCAGCCTGACCGAGCCCAGGATAGCTGGCAGTGAGCGTGTGGGAGACCCCCCGACACACCTTGTTGAGCAGGGTCTGGCTGCAGGCCAGCGGATGTCCTCTGCGGTACTGGCCTCTCTGGTATTTGGCGTAGATGAACTCAGCCCTCTGGTCCCGCGACGCGTTGGGCAGGATCTGCTCTGCAGCTGGAATGTTGTGGCCCCAAACGTTGTTTGCAGCTTTGTTTCCATAAATGACGAAAAGCTGCAGAGAGCAagtacacactttacacacttcacacaccgCTGGAAGGAGCCCCTCACACTACACCAATTATCTCAGCTTCTTGATTCacttttcacaaaaaaaaaaaaaaaaaaattatttgaaatgtgAATCTGTTAATGTTCACACCTACCTGACCTCTATGTGACATCATTTATCACAGCTGACTCATTCTGAGATGTGTTAACAGAGCTCGTGGTGTTAGTACAGGATCTCACCTGGACCAGGGGCTCTGTCCAGACCTTACTATCCAGTTTCAGACTGCGAACTTTTGACCTGTTACTACCCAGAGAGCGATGGACTCCTGAAAATGAACCATGTTAGATATTAGACAGGACATTACACCAGACCACCTTACACAGAACCACATTACACATGACCACATTAGACATTAGCGACAGGCCTGTATGTATCTTGCATGCAACTGGGATTTTTGAAGTGTGGACACTAGAATGCTTGCATGtgccctggccccgcccaccctcaccTGTATGTACCTGCCTGCAGCAGGGCCCTGCACTGGCCCCGGCTCCTCACCTGCACATGCTTCACAGATGACCAGCAGCAGGTTGATGGATGCCCACTCTGGGTTGGGGCTGCCACAGTCACCACACACTTTGTTCCAGGGGCTGGCCCAGAGGCGCAGTGCCACCTCACTGCAGGACAGGGCACTGAGGATCACTGCATTCAGAGAGCCCAGCCAGGCCACCATCTCTCGTGAAGAGTCGGCTGAGAAGCTGTAATGGTACATTAGGTGACCAGCTGTGTATGGAGAACTCTCATACACACGTCTAACTTCAAACAGAAGGAACATGAAGGTCACAGCATGGATGTCCGATTCCCCCACCAAATAACGGACtgttgctaaaataaaatgtctcacTATCAgaagaaaatatacaaataaaggaaaaagaGCAGTTATTTCTGAGGACAAACTCTATGTGGATGGACCGCTCTTCTGATATGGGATGCCCTGGTTATTGTAACATTTAAACTtgtattctctctcttcatACATCAGTCTCACCATCAATGCATATTcatctatatatctatttataacTATTCATCTATATCCACCTACCTGTCACACTATTTCTCTGCATTTCTACCTACCAGTTACTTGCCCAGCCCCATCCCACCCAAACAGTAACCTTCAACATTAGCGATAAACCACAGGTAAGATGTCACATTTCACAGGTAAATCATCATATTTTAATCCAGTGCACAGTCTCACTACCATCACATGTGCATTAGACACCAGAACACTGGGTTTAAGTTCCTCTCCTTCATCTGCGTTACATCACTTTTCTTTGTAccattacatattcatattcttgGTATAGATCACGTACTCTActagtacacatacacacaagataAGGCCTGCAGTTACACAGTATTTTAGATAAAGCctgcaaaaaaacacacatacacacacacatgcatgcaagaaACCAGTCAGCTGTGATCCACTCTACACAGAAAAATCTGAAATGTCATCTCTCAAATTTCAGACCTGGAATATTTACAGATTCAGCTCTCTGGATCAAAGTTAATGTTCTCCAACACTTAACCACCAAACCGCTGTATCTGAGCAAGAACAATCCAACCTGAATTCACTGCACTTATGTCACATATTTTCTGCCCAATACAAGGAAGTGTAGTAATCTTGATAAACAAATATGTGTGTTCACCCATAATACTACTGCTGATGCAGTGGGATTCATCATCATAAACATCGTACATAAACATCAGTTAACATCGTAAACAACTGCGTCCCAAATTCtgatgattcttttttttttcagactttgTTCAAATGTTTACAAGCTTTCTGGATCACCAGTTGTAGGTGGAGGTGATTTAAATCCAGTCCGTGATCCCAACCTCGACAGCTCAACTCCACAGAAACAATACAGCACTTACTGTGTGATTTAGAATGAGTCCTGTTTAGTATGAGATATATTACTATTTTAATTAAAGTATTTTCTGACAAATCAGATGGTGAACACTAGAAGAAAGACTCacttaaatgttttgtatgGTGTGATGAGGCTAAAACTGTGGCGTCCAGTCTGCTTCACAGACGCGACATTCATGGACACGATGGTCATCCCCAGACCCAAAGTAAAGTCCTGCAAGGCAAGATCAGAATGGTGTGTTTATCTCCTCAAATGTCTTCCCTTACGGTACATGTGAATGAGGACAGTCTGTGTCTCCACCTCCTTGCTGTTGTAGATCCACAGGTTGTATCCGCAGATGGCAGCGTACACCTTACTACGCTGCTCTTTCAACACCAGGGAACCGTGCTGCTCTGGCGGTGCTGGTGGGTCTTGGCCACGGGACGCATGCAGTGATGATACCCACCCTACCTGCACAGCTGCAGCCAGAGAATTCATGAGAACCAGAGACATGAAGAGGACAGAGCACAGAACCTTGAGGAACCCCCCCATCACCTTCGCTGTGAGCCATGAACTCAAAGTGCTTTTTGCGGAAATATATAGAGAATCGCCCTTTGTCCTGCTGACGCACACTGGAAATGCTTGAGACATGGAACACGTACTCTGTGAACTTGTCCTACAATGAAAAAGTGGAATGTGATGCTATCACAAAAGGAATTTAATGATAGTGGGATTGCAAAAAAGAGGTGACACCCTGTCTAATTTACCGAGCGTTTTTTCCATAGAGACATCAGCTGACCATCAAAAGTGGCCCACAGAACATTGTGCCTACAGGCAATGGGGAGCAGAAAACATGATGTAATATGAAGTTACGCATCTGTAGCACCTCTCTcagaacccaaggacactttaccAGCAATATGCTACACAacgcttttacatccagtcaacacaccATCAAAACATGTAAAATTCCAAAATATATCTGCATGTCCAAATAACGTGACAGAATGGTAACACGTTAATTACTTGCGGCCCTTCCAGAAGTCCAGCCAGCTGGAGCGAGCCACCGCACTCTCCCTGATGGAGCCCTCCACTCTGCTGCCTAGTCCGGATGGACTTTGCTTCCTCCTGCTCACACGGATGGTGGCAGCGCTGGGAcagcaggaaaaacacacagcatcagtgaaaagcacagcagtgacaAGACCGGTACCTCAAACCTGGgacatttacaaaaacagcatttgttACAACCACTAAAAAACAGAGCATCTGTCGCAGACTGGTGGCATATTTTAGAAGGATCATATTTTAGGaaggtttcattttcattgcaaACTTGTTGAAATTATCATCCCATCTCACCTTCTCCCTGGTTttacagtgaaaataaatgtgattaggAAAACTGTACTGGTGTGTTCATGTACTAGAACTGTACTAGGTCTGCACTGTTGTACTGTAGTAGTTCTCTGAGTAAGGTATAGTGTCCTACCGTGGTTTCTTGGCAACTCTGGCCTCTAATGGGTCTGTTGACTGAGGGTCTCCACACTGAACATTTGCCACATGAGgtacactgaaaaacaacaactttgaaCCCTACAGTTGGTCTATGAACtataataatatgataataaatgattttatattATAGTTAGCCATGTTAAACATTGTCTATTGACcacataatgtaaaaacaacCTGAATACAGGTATAGTGACAGAACTGAGTTCTACCCACATCTTGTCAGTGTAACTGTGTTCGCCAGCAGCCTTGCTGGGGGTCTGGTCTGATTTGGGGGAGGCTGGAGTCAGAGGACACTCATCACTTGAGGAGTCTGACTGAATCTCTGTTAAGTTCTTCATCTCTTCATCCACAGAGGCCGACGGTGTTAGGGGCAGAGAAACTGACCATATGAACTTCTCACATGTTCCTCTGCTGCAGTTCATATCGACTTCTTATGTGGAACCAAAGGACAACATGTAGACATTAGGAAGCAGATTAACAGCAGAGCCCAATAGTATGACATCTGGAATCAGCTGCAGATTCCATATTGAGCCTTTGATCTTCATCTGGTTTATTAGAAGCAGagcacagcacactgcagaAACCTGCGTTACAGAGGAACATTCAGTGCTAGTGCAATGACACGAACTGCAGGAAACGGCTGCACATTGTGTATTTACCCTCACCACTGACATTACACCTACATTAGTGTTTTTTACTAGACACAGTTAGAAACTATAGCAATCTGTTTCCCTATACAGAGTATTAGATGTTATCTGGACATAgtggcactgatgtgtgtgtgtacagatactgtcacggttagtccctcccatcttccctgttccatgttttccctgtcttgtgtgttttagttccatgccgtagtttagttttctctgcccctcgtttgattgctcattTCTGTCATTGCTCATTACatctgtccctcatttctaccttgttaagttcatgtatttaaaccctgtctgatgccctgtgtgtttgctgttcattgtgtctGGTGGATGTATGAAAGCCTGTCTGTGTTTCAAAACCTTCGTTTATGTTAGCCTGCTTTGctatcctagccttcatgtttcctagcctttgttatagcctgcttcccctgtttgccttcaagtgtttgtttgtttataatgtattccTGTACTCTCCgcgttggctctatgaccctggactactccaacaactacgactctggatttgcccttaataaatctcattcttctcCACACGTGTCTGCCTCCTAACCACTGACTGtcacagaaacactcacactctggACATAGTGACACTGAAACACGTGTgtactgatacactcacactcaggatgTAGTAGTGACACTGAAACACGTGTgtactgatacactcacactcaggatgTAGTAGTGACACTGAAACACGTGTGTACTGATATACTCACACTCAGGATGtagtagtgacactgacacacttgtgtactgatacactcacactcaggatgtagtagtgacactgacacacttgtgtactgatacactcacactcaggatgTAGTAGTGACACTGAAACACGTGTgtactgatacactcacactctggatgtagtagtgacactgacacacttgtgtactgatacactcacactcaggatgTAGTAGTGACACTGAAACACGTGTgtactgatacactcacactcaggatgtagtagtgacactgacacacttgtgtactgatacactcacactcgatgtagtagtgacactgacacacttgtgtactgatacactcacactcaggatgTAGTAGTGACACTGAAACACGTGTgtactgatacactcacactctggatgtagtagtgacactgacacacttgtgtactgatacactcacactcaggatgtagtagtgacactgacacacttgtgtactgatacactcacactcaggatgTAGTAGTGACACTGAAACACGTGTgtactgatacactcacactcaggatgtagtagtgacactgaaacatgtgtgtactgatacactcacacttaGGATGTAGTAGTGACACTGAAACACGTGTgtactgatacactcacactcaggatgtagtagtgacactgacacacttgtgtactgatacactcacactcaggatgtagtagtgacactgacacacttgtgtactgatacactcacactcaggatgtagtagtgacactgacacacttgtgtactgatacactcacactcaggatgTAGTAGTGACACTGAAACACGTGTgtactgatacactcacactcaggatgtagtagtgacactgacacacttgtgtactgatacactcacactcaggatgTAGTAGTGACACTGAAACACGTGTgtactgatacactcacactcaggatgtagtagtgacactgacacacttgtgtactgatacactcacactcaggatgTAGTAGTGACACTGAAACACGTGTgtactgatacactcacactcaggatgtagtagtgacactgacacacttgtgtactgatacactcacactcaggatgTAGTAGTGACACTGAAACACGTGTgtactgatacactcacactcaggatgTAGTAGTGACACTGAAACACGTGTGTacttatacactcacactcaggatgtagtagtgacactgacacacttgTGTACTGATACACTCACATTCAGGATGTAGTAGTGACACTGAAACACGTGTgtactgatacactcacactcaggatgtagtagtgacactgacacacttgtgtactgatacactcacactcaggatgtagtagtgacactgacacacttgTGCACTGATACACTGATACCAGCACAACACTCACAGTCACGTCACCTCCatgtcactgtcactgcagcagcagttaaaaagaaaaagtaaaacttCATGCACCAACAGATGGGTGAAGCCATCACTCCCAGGGGAGTCACACCACCATCATACCCTTATATGGTCCCGCAAGGACACAGAGAGTCAGGAAGTAACTCAGCAACACAGCACATACTGCAAGGTGTTATCAAAAAGGTCATGGAGTCATAGACTCAGTTCCCAGGGTGCACACATATTGCCATACTGAGAAACACACCAGCGGctgtggataagagtgtctaACAAATTCTGgatattttatgtatgtgtgtgtatatatatatatatatatatatataggtctAGGTAGCCTACTAGCACCTCCAGAGCGTTATCCATGAAGTCTGGTAGGCAAAAGTGGAGAGGGATGAGATTATGGTGTCTTATGACTTTGTCTCAAGTTTACAACCATCCAACCCTCCTACAGATGCATCTGAAAGTGTGAGAAATCAACCCAAACAACAACCTGTGTAGCAGAACAGCGCTCAGCTTGAGCAAGATGTCTGAATGGAGGTTATTTTACAGGGACATTTAACTTGGGTTAAAGGTGTCTCCTAAACATCCAGTCATGGGTTTAGAGACGACAGCTGATCAAAGACTAGGAGGTGCAGGCATTACGGCATCAAGTCCAGTTCACACAGGAAGATTTTCGAGACGACAAACCGGCTTGTGTGGTGACTCCCCTCGTGACATCACTTATCATCTACTTACAGCAGTCCTAACATCTCAGCCTTGTTTCACATGACAGGTTTCAGGACATGACCGACACGATGTGCATCACCTGATGAGGTTTTGGATATGACTGGAATGTCTCTCAGCATTGCATGACTATCCAGCGACCTGATGACTGAAAACCTTCTCAGGCATACTCCAATTCCACAGTGCTTCAGGCCACATGCCTAATCACAACATTAGTGTACAAGGACAGTTTCCTAGGTAACGCTGGTCAAAAATACCCGtgaaacacacaacataaacaacagcGTGACATCAATCACATCTGGAAGAAGTTAATTATAAGGACGATTTCCTTAAGACTGACATGAGACATTGAAAGCAAACTCTTTAAAGGGCATGAGGCATCAAAGACCAGGGCTCTTACATGACCCACACAGTACTAATTACGTTATGTCACAACCAATAAATCAttacataatgtaataatacattagCATAATGTAATCTGCTTGCGTGTTTGTACTGTAGTAGGTCTACCACTGTAACAtgaagtgttgttttttttaagtcttacAACTTACCTGAGATGATCTGTCCCGGATTTCTGTAGTTTTCCTCTGGTTTATCGACCGCCATGATGTTActacaaaccaaacaaaaagacaaaagaccCTCCTTTAGATACACTGAGGGGAAAACTTTAAACATACAAGTACCGACAAGTACAGGTTTGGTTTGGTAATGCAATACTGCTGACATGTGCTCACCTCTCAGTGGAAGGATCCCTGGAGATCTTGTATCTGGCCCGTGGCTTTGGGACTGGAGCAGACATGTCAGCTCAGGAGGATATGAAGGTCTGTAGGGATGTCATAAACAATGTCAACTAAAGAAGAAgttttacacttacatttacacttacagtTACTCTGATTGATGTAGAAATATGCAGCGTTCTAAAATGACCTCACACGTAACTACTACTTACCTGAATACAGgctaaacatgaaaacaaacagctcaAACAGATGAAAAGGCAAACACAAGCAAGGTcaagtaaagattttttttgagCATATCAAAACTAAAATTTCTTATTGAAATAATCATCATACACACCTTAATGCTGGTCAAAGGTGACTTCCTTATTGTAATGGCTCGATATGATAACACTCCAAACCAAACTCAGATAACCTCACTGGTGAAGGTACAAACCAGACAAGGCTTGGAGTAATAGAGAAAAGCAGCACCGACCTCGGCAGGACGGGACTCTGCGCCGGTAAATGTCAGCGCAGGCGTGTTTCTCATTAACCGGTGGTTACACTCGTTTGACCCGTTTGGCCGAGTCCTTTCCTCCTGCTGACGGCTTTGGGTTGGTCTGACtgataaaaacacaacaacttGAGACAGAGTGAAACCTGCAGGGCTGAAGTTACTTACACATAGATCTGCAAGGCCAAAccacggctgtgtgtgtgtggcggggggggggggggggggatatagAGTGAAACGAATATTGTAGGTCgagttaataataaatgtaatgtaaatataaatgttgctTGTCAACGTTTAGCTTTAAAGATCAAACGTGATAAAGCGCGGACGTTCGTAATATAACTACCGGGTTTATTTCTGCCCTCTATTGTTTCGACCCTGCTATAGACAGAATGTGAGATTTTCATACATTTGCTGATACACTGATCGGTCAGACAGACTCGTTATTTCTCTCACCTATGAGTGAATACCGTTAGGGAGGTTAAATGGGAATGTTCGAGAATACTATACAAACACTACTTGATATAGTTAGCGCTCTCACTGTCTGTACTGGGATACCTGGAATCCACCAGCCTGTAATGTGAGAATTCCCCTTGTAATGTGAGAATTCCCTTTGTAATGTGAGAATTCCCTTTGTAATGCTTTTCTAAGAAGAAGCAAGTTGCAGAAGCACTAGATCTGTGAAGACAATTAAATAATTCCACTTTGTGTGTATGATCTGGAGGGGGTGGTAAACTGGGTTTgtcagggacagacacacaccctcacctcaGACACTCACCTTCCCCTCAGACATACACcctcagctcagacacacaccctaacctcagacacacaccctcaactCAGACATACACCCTCAGCTCAGATGCACGACCTcacctcaaacacacatcacctcagacacacacctcatctcagACACACAACGTCCCCTCAGATACATGCCATCACCTTAGACATACACCCTCACCTCAGATGCACACCctcacctcagacacacacgaCACACCCCCTCATCTCAGACACGCACCCTCACCACAGACACATGCCCTCACCTTACCACAGTGTCTGATAAGGTAGCCAAGCTGTATGTAGATGATAATATATGCAAGCTGTATGTAAATGACAGTGTCTGATAATGTATGTAAGCTTATGTAAGTGAAGTTGAGGAATGTACAgtgatgtttaatatttttatagtggtatgtgtaaatatattgtCATGTATTATATAATCAGTTTTTGATGCTAATAACAGTTAAGGAAGTGGGAAAATGTTTAGCatgtctttaaatgtgtttagcATGTGAACATTATAAGTTTAATCACCGTTAAAAAGGGCTTCCATGTTTCAGTAAAGGTCGCTATTTCTTActtctgtgagagtgtgtgagttacgCATGTCCAGAGTGTGTGAGTCACGCAT
This is a stretch of genomic DNA from Electrophorus electricus isolate fEleEle1 chromosome 6, fEleEle1.pri, whole genome shotgun sequence. It encodes these proteins:
- the LOC113587440 gene encoding arf-GAP with Rho-GAP domain, ANK repeat and PH domain-containing protein 1 isoform X1, with product MSAPVPKPRARYKISRDPSTESNIMAVDKPEENYRNPGQIISEVDMNCSRGTCEKFIWSVSLPLTPSASVDEEMKNLTEIQSDSSSDECPLTPASPKSDQTPSKAAGEHSYTDKIVPHVANVQCGDPQSTDPLEARVAKKPRAATIRVSRRKQSPSGLGSRVEGSIRESAVARSSWLDFWKGRKHNVLWATFDGQLMSLWKKRSDKFTEYVFHVSSISSVRQQDKGRFSIYFRKKHFEFMAHSEAVQVGWVSSLHASRGQDPPAPPEQHGSLVLKEQRSKVYAAICGYNLWIYNSKEDFTLGLGMTIVSMNVASVKQTGRHSFSLITPYKTFNFSADSSREMVAWLGSLNAVILSALSCSEVALRLWASPWNKVCGDCGSPNPEWASINLLLVICEACAGVHRSLGSNRSKVRSLKLDSKVWTEPLVQLFVIYGNKAANNVWGHNIPAAEQILPNASRDQRAEFIYAKYQRGQYRRGHPLACSQTLLNKRLGEVVHGADVEETLSLLCSGAKVLNITGDPHCLSAITLAENAGQALQTELLRHNEFVEAPDFDQQRLPLEPTRLEELHGKLDDERFLFSQENESAACDVLDLREVISIFDLSSGNTHEFEVLTLTDSLKCSADARDSLLSHMLHIIRVVLPGPLTDEELEGVLAVSRVSLLEGAGLQHVEVWALLRPGQLLICPLLPHALRRAVTLSQNTHYNLRASENIIEVTTAGMLLYLQFEREQSCSSWFSLLPRLSSFMRNQHQSMYQLPSRMCGSVPPEVERCISHITLYGLKVEGLYRCCGTVTKITQLVEELHASPTQAILGTNEGDVLDVAGALKQLLRQSVQLIPASEIDSWAEAAAHTQETKRLEGYRRLVKHLPLDNRATLAALCGHLYLVQLHSLVNRMTAHNLAVVFAPTLFQELAMSSDMVRLTKELLIHHTLVFLNKEEDLQEEELITVF
- the LOC113587440 gene encoding arf-GAP with Rho-GAP domain, ANK repeat and PH domain-containing protein 1 isoform X2, whose product is MSAPVPKPRARYKISRDPSTESNIMAVDKPEENYRNPGQIISVDMNCSRGTCEKFIWSVSLPLTPSASVDEEMKNLTEIQSDSSSDECPLTPASPKSDQTPSKAAGEHSYTDKIVPHVANVQCGDPQSTDPLEARVAKKPRAATIRVSRRKQSPSGLGSRVEGSIRESAVARSSWLDFWKGRKHNVLWATFDGQLMSLWKKRSDKFTEYVFHVSSISSVRQQDKGRFSIYFRKKHFEFMAHSEAVQVGWVSSLHASRGQDPPAPPEQHGSLVLKEQRSKVYAAICGYNLWIYNSKEDFTLGLGMTIVSMNVASVKQTGRHSFSLITPYKTFNFSADSSREMVAWLGSLNAVILSALSCSEVALRLWASPWNKVCGDCGSPNPEWASINLLLVICEACAGVHRSLGSNRSKVRSLKLDSKVWTEPLVQLFVIYGNKAANNVWGHNIPAAEQILPNASRDQRAEFIYAKYQRGQYRRGHPLACSQTLLNKRLGEVVHGADVEETLSLLCSGAKVLNITGDPHCLSAITLAENAGQALQTELLRHNEFVEAPDFDQQRLPLEPTRLEELHGKLDDERFLFSQENESAACDVLDLREVISIFDLSSGNTHEFEVLTLTDSLKCSADARDSLLSHMLHIIRVVLPGPLTDEELEGVLAVSRVSLLEGAGLQHVEVWALLRPGQLLICPLLPHALRRAVTLSQNTHYNLRASENIIEVTTAGMLLYLQFEREQSCSSWFSLLPRLSSFMRNQHQSMYQLPSRMCGSVPPEVERCISHITLYGLKVEGLYRCCGTVTKITQLVEELHASPTQAILGTNEGDVLDVAGALKQLLRQSVQLIPASEIDSWAEAAAHTQETKRLEGYRRLVKHLPLDNRATLAALCGHLYLVQLHSLVNRMTAHNLAVVFAPTLFQELAMSSDMVRLTKELLIHHTLVFLNKEEDLQEEELITVF